One Caenibius sp. WL genomic window, ATCCCAATATTTCCAGTTTTGGCTTGGGCAATAGATCTGACAAAGCTATCTTTGCGAGATGACAGGCAATATCCCGTCTCCTTACGCACCCTGTACGAATATTGGCAGCGAACAGCGGACCAAACCTGTTCCACCACAGCCGCACGGTTTCATGACACAGGTCTATCCCCCGCTCGAACAGCAGATCCTCGACATTCCGCAGCGATAGCGGAAACCTCACATAGAGCATCACCACCATCCGGATCACCTCCGGCGAGGAGTGGAAATACCGGAACGGATTGGCTGGTTTGCGAGGACGGGGCATCGCCCCGCCCTACCCTGCAACCATCTCTCAGCCAATCGGTGCAATCTTTTTGACAGAACCCTCCAGCGGGATGGGACGATGATGGGCAAACGGAACCGTAAGATAATCCGTCTCGTTCTCGCGTCGGAGCATCAGCCTGTCTCCGGGATGGTAAGCAATCTCATGGCCTAGCGCGCCACGCTCACAAATAGCAGTGTTGCGGGCGGATTGCCGATCGCGGTGAGACCGGATCGTCCTCGTTAATCGTGTGTTTCGCTATCAATCGCTATTCACGACAAATGATATTGGGAGAAACATGCCGTGAAGAAGATGCTTGCCGTTATTACGCTCGCTGCCGTCGCTTTGCCAACGGCTCCCGCCCTTGCTGATCCGCCGCCCTGGGCTCCGGCGCACGGCAAACGCGCCAAAGATCGCGGTCTCTACGACAGCTACGGGCGCTATTACGAACCGCGGCTAATTTCACGTAGTGATCGTATATGGCGCGGCGATGACGGACGTTACCATTGCCGGCGCAACAACGGTACGACCGGGCTGATCATCGGCGCTGCCGTCGGAGCACTCGTTGGACGCGAACTCGATGGAGGGCGCGACCGAACCGTCGGTACGATCATCGGCGCCGCGGGCGGCGGTTTGCTTGGGCGCGCAATCGATCGCGGCGAACTCAAATGCCGCTAAAGCCTGAAATTTAGTTCTTCTGTTCCGCCTCGTGACAATCGAGTCGCCGTCCCGGAAAATCGGTTCGCGCCGCAGGCAACATCAGCAATGTTGCTCCCAGAAGGATCGCGCCCAGAAATGCGGCCGGAACTAACCTTGTTGGACGAATATTCCCTCGCAGCGCGCCCTCTCCCGTTTTGTCCAACCATCACGATCGCCTCTCACGGAGGACCTACAGAGCTACTACAGAGCTACTACAAGCACTTTCCTTCATCATGCACTCCGTTTAGCTATCTTTGGCCTGCATCTGGGCGATAACCAAACGTAGTGCAGAGACTGCGGATCATCTTGTCGAGCCGGACACGTCCTTCAATCAAATGGGCCCGTGCGATGATCACGCTGCGCATGCCATGCGCCGCCGAAGATTTGACGTGCACCTGCTCGTAGAAGCCGGTTCGCGCTAACTGTGGGAGGCCGGCGGCATCGCGAGGGTCGGTCCTGTTCGCTTTCATTGCCTTCGGGCTTTGGTACGCTTGGTGGGCATCAATGCACACCGCAGGGATACCCAGTTCGCAGGTCTAGACAGATTGCCAGCAACATTTGTCCTGTTTCGATTACTGCCCGCGCGATCGGACGGTATCATCCGAGCAGCCCGGCGATAAACATGCCGCCCGACGATTATTGCTTGATCAGCTGCACGCCATTAATTGTTCCTACCTTGCACAATCGTCAAACAGCGTTGGGACGTCCTTCAACGAAGATTGATGCTGATCTTCCTAATAATCCCTGTAAAGCGGCTGTCGGCTATCGTGTAATCGCCATTTACGGGCGTAATCGTATCGCTGCCGATGTCGAAGCCTTCGGTATGTGACATCCACCCTTGAACGGTGCGCTCAATCCGGCCACTCCCGACCACCTTGCCATCAATGCTGATCGTCAGGGTTCCGCCAGAGCCTGGCATAGGTTTGTCGGCCTCGAAGTCGGCACGCACGGTGTGGGTGCCTGCAGGGATGCTCGCTCGCGCCCTAATGGTGAACTGGTCAGAGCCAACTGCATTGTAGTGGAATGTCGGCACGCCGTCCCTTAGATAGAAGGCGTAGCCGCCAAACCGCCCGCCCTGCGTCACCAGCACTCCGCGCGCATCGTCACCCACCTCGATATTGGCATTAATGGTAAAAGACTTGCCGATCGTGTGCGGCGCCGCGTCCTCGTTCAAATGGGTGAGCGGCGCGTTGTAGGTAAAGCTAGTGCGGTTGCCGCCGAGGGTCGGGCGGCCTTCTGCTCCTTCGGAATAGTCGTGGATCGGCAGGATGTGGTTCACCGCCGCCTCTTTCCAGAACAGGTCCTGCATCTCCTTGAGCTTTGCAGGGTTGCTGGCGGCCAGATCGTGCGCAGTGGTGAAGTCCTTGTCGAGGTTGAACAGCGTCCATTTGCGGTTTTCAGGTCCGACGGTAAGCTTTCGATCTTGGCCTGCGCCCACTTCCCAGGCCATGCGCTTGGGAAGTGTCCCGGCAATCCAACCATCGTGGTAGATGCCGAAGTTTTCCATCATCTCGTAGATTTGGGTGTGGCGCCGCGACGGCACCTTCGGTGAAGTGAATGAATACGCCAGGCTGATGCCGTCGATCGGCTGCTGTTTGACGCCATCCACGATATCGGGCGCCTTGACCCCGGCAGCTTCGAGGATGGTGGGCGCAATATCACTGACATGGGCATATTGGTTTCGGAAAGTGCCTCCGTCCTTGATCCGCGCGGGCCAAGAAACCACCATACCGTTACGGACACCGCCTGTCTGCGAGGCGATCTGCTTCCACCACGGATAGGGGCTGTTCATCGCCCAGGCCCACGCCGCAGGAAAATGATTGTAGACGTTCGGGCCGCCGATGTCGTCGTAATGTGATACGAGCTCGGCGAAAGTTTCCTTGCGACCGGTAATCGAGGACTGCTCGAACGCTAGGCCCTGCAGCCCCCCTTCGGCGCTGGAGCCGTTGTCGCCTTGGATGAAGATGATCATGGTGTTGTCGTAATGCCCGCTATCGCGAAGAGACTGGATAAGGCGTCCGGTCTCATAATCGGAATAGGCGACCGTCGCGGCAAAGGCCTCCATAAGCCGTGCATAAACCTTGCGGTGTTCTGCATCTAGTGAGTCCCATGCTGGCAGCGAGTCCGGGCGAGGTGACAAC contains:
- a CDS encoding glycine zipper 2TM domain-containing protein; this translates as MKKMLAVITLAAVALPTAPALADPPPWAPAHGKRAKDRGLYDSYGRYYEPRLISRSDRIWRGDDGRYHCRRNNGTTGLIIGAAVGALVGRELDGGRDRTVGTIIGAAGGGLLGRAIDRGELKCR
- a CDS encoding arylsulfatase, with protein sequence MTKPSQTLAALLATSTLVCSSQGLAQIATDTVGRTVETTHAPRWPSEPTAPKGAPNVLLIMTDDIGYGVTSAFGGSVPTPTFDALAQQGLRYSRFNTAALCSPTRASLLTGRMPHNVNMGNVANVPTGYDGYTSVIPKSAATVAEVLKKAGYNTAMLGKGHITPEWEMSPAGPFDRWPTGLGFEYFYGFLSADTSLWNPNLVENERPVNQPAQPGYHFERDIANRAIAWLQRQRASAPHKPFFMYYAPAAAHTPHHAPKEWLDKFKGKFDQGWDKVREETFERQKAMGLIPKDAALSPRPDSLPAWDSLDAEHRKVYARLMEAFAATVAYSDYETGRLIQSLRDSGHYDNTMIIFIQGDNGSSAEGGLQGLAFEQSSITGRKETFAELVSHYDDIGGPNVYNHFPAAWAWAMNSPYPWWKQIASQTGGVRNGMVVSWPARIKDGGTFRNQYAHVSDIAPTILEAAGVKAPDIVDGVKQQPIDGISLAYSFTSPKVPSRRHTQIYEMMENFGIYHDGWIAGTLPKRMAWEVGAGQDRKLTVGPENRKWTLFNLDKDFTTAHDLAASNPAKLKEMQDLFWKEAAVNHILPIHDYSEGAEGRPTLGGNRTSFTYNAPLTHLNEDAAPHTIGKSFTINANIEVGDDARGVLVTQGGRFGGYAFYLRDGVPTFHYNAVGSDQFTIRARASIPAGTHTVRADFEADKPMPGSGGTLTISIDGKVVGSGRIERTVQGWMSHTEGFDIGSDTITPVNGDYTIADSRFTGIIRKISINLR